The Segatella copri genome window below encodes:
- a CDS encoding DEAD/DEAH box helicase, with protein sequence MSNNPMEKVWIVAHRRELVSQIDETVRKFHSYYASNTSSLLSSVKAMSIQWLMRHYDEIEEEPGMIVIDEAHHALAKTYKEMWERFPNAKFLGLTATPCRLNGKGFTDLFDILVQSWSVPEFISKGRLATYDFVSIKSDGVTQRLIDSLQKRGADGDYQNKEMDMLLNKKPSIERLYQSLEEFGRDRKGIVYAINISHAQKITKLYQENGVKSIAIDSKTPAVERQQDIEAFKKGDIQVLVNVDIFSEGFDCPDVEFVQLARPTLSLAKYLQMVGRGLRVAKGKKNCVIIDNVGLYRVFGLPSQVWNWNAMFEGKLKVGKRKETPKDREFFLVNEKQDDIQIHPDSEMMMVMSHEELLQRIQYREFVDSKGEFAIIKLPDGKMTVVNRQGEQVIEPGNYYDMKFLQGNILSYRPRRKTVCYYDLLARAVIDEDIHAKDAPEVITINKWEFVEYNGLFRSRTYEYFALPFRPPQYDLWNYGYYLIYNFQRSTASGCQEWIYKEEDGGSMRMHKENSEKVCFLRGDHTHVYWLCADLYDSGIVVMDSHEDYYFVDSSLKKTYIGCNQPKTESENLMVAMPRLGKQVYDMEMQRRKK encoded by the coding sequence GTGAGCAACAATCCAATGGAGAAAGTATGGATTGTAGCCCATAGAAGAGAGCTGGTGTCGCAGATAGACGAAACCGTAAGAAAGTTCCATTCTTATTACGCATCAAACACCTCTTCCCTATTGTCATCCGTCAAGGCGATGTCCATTCAGTGGCTGATGAGACACTATGACGAGATAGAGGAAGAACCGGGAATGATAGTGATTGACGAGGCGCACCATGCCCTTGCCAAGACCTATAAGGAGATGTGGGAGAGATTCCCGAATGCTAAGTTCCTGGGACTGACGGCTACACCTTGCCGATTAAATGGTAAGGGATTTACTGATTTGTTTGATATCTTGGTGCAGTCGTGGAGTGTTCCTGAGTTTATCAGCAAGGGAAGATTGGCGACATACGATTTCGTGAGCATCAAATCGGATGGTGTGACGCAACGGCTCATCGATTCCTTGCAGAAGCGAGGGGCTGATGGTGACTACCAGAACAAGGAAATGGATATGTTGCTGAATAAGAAACCGAGTATCGAAAGGCTCTATCAGAGTTTGGAAGAATTTGGCAGAGACAGAAAGGGCATCGTGTATGCTATCAATATCAGTCATGCCCAGAAAATCACAAAGCTGTATCAGGAAAATGGCGTGAAATCCATAGCCATAGACTCGAAGACACCTGCAGTAGAAAGACAGCAAGACATTGAAGCCTTCAAGAAAGGTGACATCCAAGTGCTGGTGAATGTGGACATCTTCTCGGAGGGATTTGACTGCCCGGATGTGGAGTTTGTACAGTTGGCTCGACCAACGCTGTCACTTGCCAAGTATCTGCAGATGGTGGGACGAGGATTGCGAGTGGCTAAGGGAAAGAAGAACTGCGTAATTATAGATAATGTAGGACTATATCGGGTGTTCGGGTTACCTTCGCAAGTATGGAACTGGAATGCTATGTTCGAGGGAAAGCTGAAAGTTGGCAAGAGAAAGGAGACTCCAAAGGATAGAGAGTTTTTCCTGGTGAACGAAAAGCAAGACGATATTCAGATTCATCCAGACTCGGAAATGATGATGGTGATGAGCCATGAAGAATTGCTCCAAAGGATACAGTATCGTGAGTTTGTAGATAGCAAAGGGGAGTTTGCCATCATCAAGCTGCCTGATGGAAAGATGACGGTAGTGAACCGACAAGGCGAACAGGTGATAGAACCAGGCAACTATTATGACATGAAGTTCTTGCAAGGTAATATCTTATCCTACCGACCTCGCAGAAAGACTGTATGTTACTACGACCTCTTGGCAAGAGCTGTCATAGACGAGGACATTCATGCGAAAGATGCTCCCGAGGTAATCACCATCAATAAATGGGAGTTCGTCGAATATAATGGTCTCTTCAGATCTCGTACCTACGAGTACTTTGCTTTACCTTTTCGCCCTCCCCAATATGACCTATGGAATTATGGATATTATTTAATCTACAACTTTCAACGCTCTACAGCCAGTGGTTGTCAGGAATGGATATATAAAGAGGAGGATGGCGGCTCTATGCGAATGCATAAAGAAAACAGTGAAAAGGTTTGTTTTTTACGTGGCGACCATACTCATGTATATTGGCTGTGCGCCGACCTATACGACAGTGGCATAGTGGTCATGGACAGCCATGAGGATTATTACTTCGTTGACTCCAGCTTGAAAAAGACCTATATAGGTTGCAATCAACCCAAAACAGAAAGCGAGAATTTGATGGTTGCGATGCCTCGGCTTGGTAAGCAAGTTTATGACATGGAAATGCAGCGCAGGAAAAAGTAA
- a CDS encoding WG repeat-containing protein yields the protein MQEKSEAGHVELYQAGKKWGVKVDGKVIVPPLYHSIAQPVGAYCAFEQIPRHWGVMTVKGKVIVDAKYEKVEIRDGGIAVVTDITGKIQTIHLK from the coding sequence ATGCAAGAGAAGTCGGAGGCAGGGCATGTAGAATTATATCAAGCAGGAAAGAAATGGGGTGTGAAGGTAGATGGTAAAGTTATCGTGCCACCTCTCTACCATAGTATAGCGCAACCAGTCGGTGCCTATTGCGCCTTTGAACAGATTCCCAGGCATTGGGGTGTTATGACAGTAAAAGGCAAGGTGATAGTTGATGCCAAATATGAGAAGGTGGAGATTCGTGATGGGGGGATCGCTGTGGTAACTGATATTACGGGGAAAATACAGACCATCCATCTGAAATGA
- a CDS encoding helix-turn-helix domain-containing protein — MDLKKSFAERLHNARLMRGLSMQQLCDMMGNIITRQTLFKYEKGVMLPKSGIVIALCDALEINPDYLNMKKIILFLLAILYVGICKAQLSAADCKYVLEIFCRNYYGSCFDGKTYVHNTIIITSVGIDQNSGGTFVSGLHSYQGQYIPFRGRKTHTNVQFNAVIVRQPKRDYVVFNKWYEPDMLNRKGGWETGQRLITYK, encoded by the coding sequence ATGGACTTAAAGAAAAGCTTTGCAGAAAGATTGCATAACGCTCGATTAATGCGAGGATTGTCTATGCAGCAGCTATGTGATATGATGGGCAACATTATCACCAGGCAAACTCTATTCAAGTATGAAAAAGGAGTGATGCTGCCTAAAAGTGGCATAGTGATAGCCCTGTGCGATGCCCTGGAGATAAACCCGGATTACTTAAATATGAAGAAGATAATTTTGTTTCTTCTTGCTATCCTGTATGTGGGGATATGCAAGGCGCAGCTCTCGGCAGCAGACTGCAAGTATGTATTGGAAATATTCTGCAGGAACTACTATGGTTCCTGCTTCGATGGTAAGACGTATGTGCACAACACCATCATCATTACAAGTGTGGGCATTGACCAGAATAGCGGTGGAACCTTTGTGTCCGGGCTTCATTCCTATCAGGGACAGTATATTCCGTTCCGGGGGAGAAAGACCCATACCAATGTACAGTTCAACGCTGTGATCGTCCGTCAGCCAAAGCGTGACTATGTGGTTTTCAACAAATGGTATGAACCGGACATGCTCAACCGTAAAGGTGGATGGGAGACCGGGCAGAGACTCATTACCTACAAATAG
- a CDS encoding nucleotidyltransferase domain-containing protein: MKEQNNNQPEQNAIRERISKHLREIEEQHHIKILYAVESGSRAWGFSSPDSDWDVRFIYVHEPEWYFHIEEQKDTIEQMFPDETDMSGWDLKKALRLFKSSNPSLFEWLHSPIIYQMDETFINEIRQMETQYFLKEKAMFHYNHIYKKHNDRYIKDYGLPLKRFLYYLRGILVCKWLSDKGTIPPVRFTELVNATVEDTDMKAKIAHLLELKKRSNEHNLEPVDEQLFAWA; encoded by the coding sequence ATGAAAGAACAGAATAATAATCAACCAGAGCAGAACGCCATCCGGGAAAGAATTAGCAAACACCTTCGGGAAATCGAGGAGCAACACCACATCAAGATACTGTATGCCGTAGAATCCGGCAGTAGGGCATGGGGCTTCTCATCTCCTGACAGCGATTGGGATGTACGCTTCATCTATGTCCATGAACCAGAGTGGTACTTCCATATCGAAGAGCAAAAGGATACCATCGAGCAGATGTTCCCTGATGAAACAGACATGTCCGGCTGGGATCTGAAGAAAGCCCTGCGCCTCTTCAAAAGTTCCAACCCTTCACTCTTTGAATGGCTCCACTCTCCTATCATCTACCAAATGGACGAAACGTTCATCAACGAGATCCGCCAAATGGAAACCCAATATTTCCTTAAGGAGAAAGCCATGTTCCACTACAACCATATCTACAAGAAGCATAATGACAGATACATCAAGGACTATGGACTGCCATTGAAGAGATTCCTCTACTACCTCAGAGGTATCCTTGTTTGTAAATGGTTATCTGACAAAGGCACCATCCCTCCTGTAAGATTCACAGAACTGGTGAATGCCACTGTAGAGGATACTGACATGAAAGCAAAGATCGCTCACCTGCTGGAACTCAAAAAGAGAAGCAACGAACATAACCTGGAACCAGTAGATGAGCAGCTCTTCGCTTGGGCATAG
- a CDS encoding HigA family addiction module antitoxin: METSRIDNQVPFMATHPTEIIKDEIKERGMSQKELAERLGMQASNVSRMLREKETITSALAVKLEKALGIKSSFWLNLQAEYDKDVVAIELRNEKELASIDQEYMLSSLLNMKELYAKLKIRSSLFVQEKLDALRQIFGMEPSQIPTFQSAYNGNFKKSTKVETDEKNLRTWQVLAYVSAKHNRPTHGYEMGNARKAAMEIASAAHNNRITEEQTKEILFKYGISYSFVSKLEKAPIDAYSSWVDGYPAIVTTHRYNDICKLIFNIIHELGHIELHLKPNTNVAYISDGAYSTDQKEEEANKFAEDILIAPNVWKDIMNTSSKGIGVNDIVHHLKLQAKKKGLDFGLVMWRYKFETHKYALRGSSTEKISHPIQENFI; this comes from the coding sequence ATGGAGACAAGTAGAATTGACAACCAAGTTCCTTTCATGGCTACTCATCCTACAGAAATCATTAAGGATGAAATCAAGGAAAGAGGAATGTCACAAAAAGAATTGGCAGAACGCTTGGGAATGCAAGCCTCCAACGTTAGCAGAATGTTAAGGGAAAAAGAAACTATCACTTCTGCTCTAGCTGTCAAGTTAGAAAAGGCTTTAGGTATAAAATCATCTTTTTGGCTTAATCTGCAAGCTGAATACGATAAGGATGTAGTTGCTATAGAACTTCGTAATGAAAAAGAGCTGGCTTCTATTGATCAAGAATACATGTTGTCCAGTCTTTTGAACATGAAAGAACTGTATGCTAAACTGAAGATTAGATCTTCTTTGTTTGTTCAAGAGAAATTGGATGCATTGAGACAAATATTTGGAATGGAGCCATCTCAGATTCCAACTTTCCAGTCTGCTTACAATGGTAATTTCAAAAAGAGTACAAAGGTAGAGACTGACGAGAAAAATCTTAGGACATGGCAAGTTCTGGCTTACGTGTCAGCTAAGCATAACAGACCTACTCATGGGTATGAGATGGGTAATGCCCGTAAGGCTGCTATGGAAATAGCTTCTGCTGCACATAACAATAGGATTACAGAAGAACAAACAAAAGAGATATTATTTAAATATGGTATCTCTTACTCTTTTGTGTCTAAACTCGAAAAAGCTCCAATAGATGCCTATTCTTCTTGGGTAGATGGTTATCCGGCTATCGTTACAACTCATCGTTACAATGATATTTGCAAGTTGATATTCAATATCATTCATGAGTTAGGACATATAGAGTTACATCTTAAGCCCAATACAAATGTTGCTTATATTTCAGATGGAGCATATTCTACAGACCAAAAGGAAGAAGAAGCTAACAAGTTTGCTGAAGATATTCTAATTGCTCCTAATGTCTGGAAAGACATTATGAATACAAGTTCTAAGGGAATAGGAGTAAATGATATAGTTCATCATCTTAAATTACAAGCTAAGAAAAAAGGTTTGGATTTTGGACTTGTCATGTGGAGATATAAATTTGAAACTCACAAGTATGCTTTACGAGGGTCTAGCACAGAAAAAATATCTCATCCAATACAAGAAAACTTCATTTAG
- a CDS encoding IS1182 family transposase, whose translation MAKIQIKSETRHELSFFPNSFDDYVPKDSKVRMVDRIVRSMDINPLMDTYDGIGAPPYSPKMLLSLVVFAYINGVYSCRGIADALKYDVRYMWICGGKRLSFATINRFRTNHMIKCIDFYFDAVVSILAEKGVISLEEQYVDGTKIESKANKYTFVWKKTVEKNRAKLLEKTSAALAQIKEQIRLNGGSDIREEDSEPATSAKDVERSARLCERQVKNLPKAKLTGREKQKLNTQIDHLFKASDKLREYEKSLDILGERNSYSKTDPDATFMRLKEDAMNNGQTKPAYNLQIATENQYWTNFALYPNPTDTLTFKPFLDKYKKRYGKQSKSVTADSGYGSEENYEYLEMEEMMGYVKYNWFHKEQHKPFKEDAFNQANFYYNRDDDYYVCPMGQHMEPCGQRQTKSDSGYVSVITLYRAQRCDGCPLGSLCKKSKGNRTIYVNHKLNAYKKEAFLLLTSEEGLKHRSQRPIEPEAVFGQMKADMHYKRFRHFGKDKVYMDIGLFGIGFNLKKYLGIKR comes from the coding sequence ATGGCAAAGATACAAATAAAATCTGAAACTCGGCACGAATTGAGCTTTTTTCCTAACTCTTTCGATGATTATGTGCCAAAAGACAGCAAAGTTCGTATGGTGGATCGTATTGTTCGCAGTATGGACATCAACCCTCTCATGGATACCTATGATGGGATTGGTGCTCCTCCTTATAGTCCGAAGATGCTTCTAAGTTTAGTTGTTTTTGCCTATATCAATGGCGTTTATTCCTGTCGTGGCATAGCGGACGCACTTAAATACGATGTTCGCTATATGTGGATTTGTGGAGGCAAGCGACTGTCTTTCGCGACCATCAACCGCTTTAGAACCAATCATATGATAAAATGCATCGACTTCTATTTTGATGCGGTCGTCTCCATATTGGCTGAAAAGGGCGTGATTAGTCTGGAGGAACAATATGTTGATGGCACTAAGATAGAGTCGAAAGCAAACAAGTACACGTTTGTATGGAAGAAGACCGTGGAAAAGAACAGGGCTAAGCTCTTGGAAAAGACATCTGCTGCATTGGCTCAGATAAAAGAACAAATTCGCCTGAATGGCGGGAGTGACATTAGGGAAGAAGACAGCGAGCCAGCCACTTCCGCCAAGGATGTAGAGAGAAGTGCACGTTTGTGTGAGAGGCAAGTGAAGAACCTTCCTAAGGCAAAGCTTACAGGAAGAGAGAAGCAAAAGCTAAATACTCAGATAGATCACTTGTTCAAAGCCTCGGACAAACTGCGCGAGTATGAAAAATCACTGGATATACTGGGCGAGAGAAACAGTTACTCCAAGACTGATCCCGATGCGACCTTCATGCGCCTCAAGGAAGATGCCATGAACAATGGGCAGACAAAGCCTGCCTATAACCTTCAAATTGCGACAGAGAATCAATATTGGACGAATTTCGCCCTTTATCCCAATCCAACAGACACCCTGACCTTCAAGCCTTTTTTGGATAAGTACAAGAAAAGATATGGAAAGCAATCCAAGAGCGTCACCGCAGACTCAGGGTATGGTTCGGAGGAGAACTACGAGTACCTAGAGATGGAAGAGATGATGGGTTATGTAAAGTACAACTGGTTTCACAAGGAACAGCATAAGCCTTTCAAGGAGGATGCCTTCAACCAAGCGAACTTCTACTACAACAGGGATGATGACTATTATGTCTGCCCCATGGGACAACACATGGAACCTTGTGGACAACGGCAAACGAAAAGTGACTCCGGCTATGTGTCTGTCATTACATTATATAGAGCACAACGATGTGATGGATGTCCGCTTGGAAGTCTCTGCAAGAAATCCAAAGGCAACAGAACCATATATGTCAACCATAAACTGAATGCATATAAAAAGGAAGCCTTCCTGCTACTAACGTCTGAAGAGGGCTTGAAACACAGAAGCCAGCGACCGATAGAGCCGGAAGCTGTATTTGGGCAGATGAAGGCAGATATGCATTATAAGCGATTCAGGCATTTCGGAAAGGACAAAGTTTACATGGACATAGGGTTGTTCGGTATAGGATTCAATTTGAAGAAATATTTGGGGATAAAACGATAA
- a CDS encoding leucine-rich repeat protein, whose product MQYPTLLEYMKAIQDAGNNLDKLSHLSVVLDGHGEPYHISGDSSVVFKMQDKTTGKCYALKCFTKAQKGCADTSSNSSSMKYLEKELLVLSQGKEEKYPVLLMDWVNGDSLGASQLKVEDMSTEATKAELNEAITDEFGVKYSKDGRKLLKVPQKLKGTYAIKEGTKIICDRAFEDCKSLRSLVIPNSVTSIGESAFEGCSSLKSIVLPDGITSIGDETFFGCSSLASLVIPDGVTSIGNGAFAYCGSLKNLVLPESVVSINGNLFCKWNGEAKCLSPNFIFEDGVLFNKDKSTIISFRDKDITSYVIPDYVTSIGGDAFSGCESLTSLVIPDSVVSIGDGAFSHCESLKNIVLPNSITSIGFCVFQHCRSLKSLVIPDSVTSIDTLAFCYCSSLKSLVIPDGVTSIGDGAFCTCESLENFVIPGGVTSIEKMAFSGCKSLKSIVIPDGVTSIGSGAFSGCESLKSIVIPDSVTCIGNRAFEYCFSLNSLVLSKCLISIGDWAFNMAESLESLVIPDSVTSIGDYAFSGCRSLKSLVISNSVTHIAVGAFLSCTSLSSVVIPDGVTSIGEGAFIGCESLKSIVIPDGVVSIDKDAFRDCNFPNDFKQKLISRFGDKIFG is encoded by the coding sequence ATGCAGTATCCAACCCTATTAGAATATATGAAGGCTATTCAAGATGCCGGTAATAATCTTGACAAGTTGTCTCACCTTTCTGTCGTATTAGATGGTCATGGAGAACCCTATCATATCAGTGGTGATTCTTCCGTGGTATTCAAGATGCAGGACAAGACTACCGGGAAATGTTATGCTCTCAAGTGTTTTACGAAAGCTCAGAAAGGATGTGCTGATACGTCTTCCAACAGTAGTTCTATGAAGTATCTGGAGAAGGAACTCCTGGTTCTGAGTCAAGGTAAAGAGGAGAAATATCCGGTACTGTTGATGGATTGGGTGAATGGTGATTCTCTGGGTGCTTCTCAGTTGAAAGTAGAGGATATGTCAACAGAAGCAACGAAAGCAGAGTTAAATGAGGCCATTACAGATGAATTTGGCGTGAAATACAGCAAAGATGGAAGAAAACTATTGAAAGTTCCACAAAAGCTTAAGGGTACTTATGCCATAAAAGAGGGGACAAAGATTATTTGTGACAGGGCATTTGAAGACTGTAAATCTTTGCGTAGCCTTGTTATTCCTAATAGTGTTACTAGCATTGGGGAAAGTGCATTTGAGGGTTGTTCTTCTTTGAAGAGTATTGTTCTTCCAGATGGTATTACAAGCATTGGGGATGAAACATTTTTTGGTTGTTCTTCTCTGGCTAGTCTTGTTATTCCAGACGGTGTTACCAGCATTGGAAATGGTGCATTTGCCTATTGTGGTTCGTTGAAGAATCTCGTTCTTCCGGAAAGTGTTGTCAGCATTAATGGTAATCTCTTTTGCAAGTGGAATGGAGAAGCGAAATGTTTGTCTCCGAATTTTATCTTTGAAGATGGTGTGTTGTTTAACAAAGACAAAAGTACAATTATCTCGTTTAGAGACAAAGACATTACATCATATGTCATTCCGGACTATGTTACCAGCATTGGGGGAGATGCATTTTCCGGTTGCGAATCTTTGACGAGCCTCGTCATTCCAGATAGTGTTGTCAGTATAGGAGATGGTGCATTTAGTCACTGCGAATCATTGAAGAATATTGTTCTTCCAAATAGTATTACTAGCATTGGATTTTGTGTATTCCAGCATTGCCGTTCTTTGAAGAGTCTTGTTATTCCTGACAGTGTGACAAGCATAGATACATTGGCATTTTGTTATTGCTCATCTTTGAAGAGTCTTGTTATTCCTGATGGTGTAACCAGCATAGGGGATGGTGCTTTTTGTACTTGCGAATCTTTGGAGAACTTTGTCATTCCTGGTGGCGTCACCAGTATTGAGAAAATGGCATTTAGTGGTTGCAAATCCTTGAAGAGTATTGTAATTCCTGACGGCGTAACTAGCATTGGGAGTGGTGCATTTAGTGGTTGCGAATCTTTGAAGAGTATTGTTATTCCGGACAGTGTGACTTGTATAGGAAATAGAGCGTTTGAATATTGCTTTTCTTTGAATAGTCTCGTTCTTTCAAAGTGTCTAATTAGCATAGGGGATTGGGCATTTAATATGGCTGAATCTTTGGAGAGTCTCGTCATTCCTGACAGTGTTACCAGCATTGGGGATTATGCATTTAGTGGTTGTAGATCTTTGAAGAGCCTAGTTATTTCTAATAGTGTAACTCATATTGCTGTGGGTGCATTTCTGAGTTGCACTTCTTTGAGTAGCGTTGTTATTCCTGATGGTGTAACTAGTATTGGAGAAGGGGCATTCATCGGTTGTGAATCTTTAAAGAGTATTGTTATTCCAGATGGTGTTGTCAGCATTGATAAAGATGCGTTTAGGGATTGCAATTTCCCAAACGATTTTAAACAGAAATTAATCTCCCGCTTCGGAGATAAAATATTTGGGTAA
- a CDS encoding HU family DNA-binding protein, whose protein sequence is MNKTQIVAAFAEKAGITKTDASKFFNALMGVMADNIVEGDGEISIPDFGRFSIKHVAERQGVNPATGEKITIAARDKVVFKASDSLPYFSRKHSNEQS, encoded by the coding sequence ATGAATAAGACACAGATTGTAGCAGCATTTGCTGAGAAGGCTGGCATCACAAAGACTGATGCCTCCAAGTTCTTTAACGCTCTGATGGGTGTGATGGCTGATAACATCGTGGAGGGAGATGGAGAGATTTCCATCCCTGATTTCGGCCGTTTCTCCATCAAGCATGTAGCGGAACGCCAGGGTGTTAATCCTGCAACAGGCGAGAAGATTACCATTGCAGCTCGTGACAAGGTGGTATTCAAGGCTTCAGATAGCCTTCCATACTTCTCTCGCAAGCATAGTAATGAGCAAAGTTAG
- a CDS encoding DEAD/DEAH box helicase family protein, which produces MKDKKQELSAHVEEIFKHYVHPGLYICDLATGGGKSYTIGKLTCEYYPKHFERIIILCVQNKLIEGMNREIEKFIDQPGCLKLSEKLVIENNTEVILKAVRSGSLQELLDEMGYQIEQQRKKKVSVAVLENRLAQVEKLAKCMNALVAILQDDSENASLLEQIQAEESRLRYAVRDFFANYKKHLLITGEVKKVGVKTILSRFPSLESVYPQVNYASRKVFLMTVHKAMLGIDPILSESVCIRDFCDKKTLILFDESDQAAVAMRDVIIGQACRKSAGFNKYGKGYHGYLQYLGLLSAKDTLTERYDGTLLKESLEKAQKICQDNWKRKMGDILPYKNIFLADTED; this is translated from the coding sequence ATGAAAGATAAAAAGCAAGAACTGAGTGCCCATGTGGAGGAGATATTCAAGCATTATGTTCATCCTGGGCTTTACATCTGTGACTTGGCAACTGGTGGTGGCAAGTCATATACCATTGGTAAACTCACCTGTGAATATTATCCCAAGCATTTTGAGCGCATCATCATTCTGTGTGTTCAGAACAAGCTCATAGAGGGTATGAATCGCGAGATTGAGAAGTTTATCGATCAGCCTGGTTGTCTTAAGCTGAGTGAGAAGCTTGTAATAGAGAACAACACGGAGGTTATCTTGAAGGCAGTAAGGTCCGGAAGTCTTCAGGAATTGCTGGACGAAATGGGATATCAGATAGAGCAGCAGCGGAAGAAGAAGGTTTCTGTGGCTGTGTTGGAAAACAGATTAGCGCAGGTTGAGAAATTGGCTAAGTGCATGAATGCTTTGGTGGCCATACTACAAGATGATTCTGAGAATGCTTCTCTGCTAGAGCAGATACAGGCAGAAGAGAGCCGGCTGAGATATGCTGTCAGGGATTTCTTTGCCAACTACAAGAAGCATTTGCTTATTACTGGAGAAGTGAAGAAAGTGGGTGTGAAGACTATACTGAGCCGTTTTCCTTCATTGGAGAGTGTCTATCCGCAGGTTAACTACGCCAGCAGGAAGGTATTTCTGATGACCGTTCATAAGGCGATGCTTGGTATTGATCCTATTTTGTCGGAAAGTGTCTGTATCAGGGATTTCTGTGACAAGAAGACCTTAATCCTGTTTGATGAGTCTGATCAGGCAGCAGTAGCCATGCGTGATGTCATCATTGGTCAGGCTTGCAGAAAGTCTGCAGGCTTCAACAAATATGGCAAGGGATATCACGGCTATTTGCAGTATTTGGGCTTATTGTCGGCCAAGGATACCCTTACAGAGAGATATGATGGGACTCTTTTGAAGGAAAGTTTGGAGAAGGCTCAGAAAATTTGCCAGGATAATTGGAAGCGGAAGATGGGGGATATACTGCCTTACAAGAACATCTTTCTGGCAGATACGGAGGATTAG
- a CDS encoding type II toxin-antitoxin system HicA family toxin: MKQSELLKRLRDAGCILSQHGSKHDKWINPKTGAYDYVPRHCKEMAKGTAIKVLKNLAGE, encoded by the coding sequence ATGAAACAATCAGAATTACTGAAGAGACTGAGAGATGCGGGATGCATCCTGTCTCAACATGGTTCAAAGCACGACAAATGGATCAATCCCAAGACTGGCGCTTACGATTATGTGCCTAGGCACTGCAAGGAGATGGCCAAAGGGACTGCTATAAAAGTGCTTAAAAATTTGGCAGGGGAATAG
- a CDS encoding pilus assembly protein HicB, which produces MEKRKVLVTVEQASDGSYWCHTEDAINKGHFNSVGRTVEEAKQDLLDCYEEAREFEDDLPEVDFIYKYDIQSFFNYFSYLNASDIARRAGINPSLMRQYISGVKKAGEKNYQRLSACVGKIKEDFRAISF; this is translated from the coding sequence ATGGAGAAAAGAAAGGTTTTAGTTACAGTAGAACAAGCATCTGATGGTTCGTATTGGTGTCATACAGAAGATGCGATAAACAAGGGGCATTTCAACTCTGTGGGACGTACCGTAGAGGAGGCAAAGCAGGATTTGCTTGATTGCTACGAGGAGGCTAGGGAGTTTGAAGATGATTTGCCGGAAGTAGATTTTATCTACAAGTACGATATTCAATCATTCTTCAATTACTTTTCATATCTCAATGCGTCTGATATTGCCCGCCGTGCTGGCATCAACCCATCGCTCATGCGACAATATATCAGCGGTGTGAAGAAAGCCGGAGAGAAAAACTATCAACGCCTGTCAGCTTGTGTCGGCAAGATTAAAGAGGATTTTAGAGCAATCTCTTTCTAG